One Anser cygnoides isolate HZ-2024a breed goose chromosome 4, Taihu_goose_T2T_genome, whole genome shotgun sequence genomic region harbors:
- the LOC136790787 gene encoding protein maestro-like — protein MKDPPAEGKDLLKPLVRLFLEKLQHPSCAVQHMAARGLGSAVSGLPKKVQKHKRSIVAALEREMRNVDHPEVAAESMLALAEILAKQTAKGLGGAFRRIARSTRKFLDAKQEDLRFAAFSLYTALAAGAKDNLTTFFSGEVEQILGSLFLHLQDPSCAVSSVCRTALYVCAPFVEPKGLQVVVKNAIGRSGAQLQSEVCSYLETHAPELLKTLKRQQKPPLEKRSTDATLHVLEASPEHKEGSPKHAEDSPEHAEDLSGHTEDVPELAEA, from the exons ATGAAGGACCCGCCAGCTGAGGGGAAGGATCTCCTGAAGCCCCTGGTACGGCtcttcctggagaagctgcagcatccgagctgtgctgtgcagcacaTGGCAGCGAGAGGCCTGGGCAGTGCTGTCAGTGGCTTGCCCAAGAAG GTTCAAAAGCACAAGAGGAGCATCGTGGCAGCACTGGAGCGTGAAATGAGGAACGTGGACCATCCAGAGGTGGCTGCGGAGAGCATGTTGGCCCTGGCAGAAATACTTGCAAAGCAGACGGCGAAGGGCTTGGGCGGGGCCTTCAGACGCATTGCCCGCTCCACCAGGAAGTTCCTTGATGCC AAGCAAGAGGACCTTCGTTTTGCGGCCTTCAGTCTCTACACGGCCCTGGCTGCTGGCGCCAAGGACAATCTCACCACGTTCTTCAGCGGAGAAGTGGAGCAGATATTGGGCAGCCTCTTCCTGCACCTCCAAGACCCCAGCTGTGCAGTATCCAGC GTTTGCAGGACAGCCCTCTATGTCTGCGCTCCTTTCGTCGAGCCAAAGGGGCTGCAGGTAGTCGTCAAGAATGCCATCGGGCGCagtggagcacagctgcagagcgAGGTCTGCTCTTACCTG gAGACACATGCTCCCGAGCTGCTGAAGACACTGAAGCGCCAGCAGAAGCCACCACTGGAGAAGCGGTCCACAGATGCCACTCTCCACGTCCTTG AAGCCAGCCCGGAGCACAAAGAAGGCAGCCCAAAGCATGCTGAAGACAGCCCAGAGCATGCAGAAGATCTCTCGGGGCACACAGAAGACGTCCCCGAGCTTGCAGAGGCCTGA